A region from the Silene latifolia isolate original U9 population chromosome 7, ASM4854445v1, whole genome shotgun sequence genome encodes:
- the LOC141593029 gene encoding cysteine-rich receptor-like protein kinase 10, giving the protein MLVFSVALCLICVCVCLRKNKARKVDVSTHAVTSNQDFTVESLQYDFATLVNATNNFSDENKLGEGGFGGVYKGTLSNGKLIAVKRLSASSSQGIQEFKTEVLVVAKLQHRNLVRLLGFCYTKQEKLLVYEYIRNKSLDNFIFDEENRRQLDWKRRYNIIRGIARGLLYLHHDSRIRIIHRDLKASNILLDDEMNPKISDFGTSRIFGVDHSQTNYTNAVVGTYGYMAPEYALHGQFSIKSDAYSFGVLVLEIISGRKVSTFNQVSDDEDLLSYAWRQWEAGTPLEIVDPIIRDSCSNNTDVMRCIQIGLLCVQESVEDRLTMANVVLTLDSYSITLPVPEQTDFLARPRVITSFPKEVNNSVHS; this is encoded by the exons ATGCTTGTGTTCTCAGTAGCATTATGTTTGATATGCGTTTGCGTTTGTCTTCGAAAAAACAAAGCAAGGAAAGTTGATGTTTCGACTCATGCCGTAACTT CCAACCAAGATTTCACCGTCGAGTCCTTGCAATATGACTTTGCAACGCTTGTTAATGCGACAAACAACTTTTCAGACGAGAATAAACTAGGTGAAGGCGGATTTGGTGGCGTTTATAAG GGTACATTATCGAATGGGAAATTGATAGCGGTTAAGAGATTATCCGCAAGCTCTAGCCAAGGCATACAAGAATTTAAAACAGAGGTTTTGGTGGTAGCCAAGCTTCAACATCGGAATCTGGTGAGACTTCTCGGATTTTGCTATACTAAACAAGAGAAGCTTCTTGTGTACGAATATATTCGCAACAAAAGCCTCGACAATTTCATTTTTG ATGAGGAAAATCGACGACAGCTTGATTGGAAAAGGCGTTACAATATTATAAGAGGCATTGCTCGTGGATTGCTTTATCTCCATCACGACTCTCGGATCAGAATTATACATCGGGATCTTAAGGCAAGTAACATCTTGTTGGATGACGAGATGAATCCTAAAATTTCAGACTTTGGCACCTCTAGGATTTTTGGTGTTGATCACAGCCAAACCAACTATACAAACGCTGTCGTAGGAACATA TGGATATATGGCACCAGAGTACGCGTTGCATGGGCAATTCTCCATCAAATCAGATGCATACAGTTTCGGTGTGCTTGTCTTGGAGATTATTAGTGGAAGAAAAGTCAGTACATTTAATCAAGTTAGTGACGACGAGGACCTTCTAAGCTAT GCTTGGAGACAATGGGAAGCTGGAACGCCACTAGAAATTGTGGATCCAATTATACGAGATTCATGCTCAAATAATACCGATGTTATGAGATGCATACAGATCGGCTTGCTTTGCGTCCAAGAATCGGTAGAAGATAGACTGACTATGGCGAATGTCGTCCTCACATTAGACAGTTACTCTATTACTCTCCCGGTGCCTGAGCAAACGGATTTCCTTGCCAGACCAAGAGTAATTACATCTTTCCCTAAGGAAGTTAATAATTCAGTTCATTCATAA
- the LOC141593027 gene encoding cysteine-rich receptor-like protein kinase 6, whose amino-acid sequence MYKSSCLLAFLPVLIIVTIIHQSTTASAQFAHFCSNDTMFTNGSTYQTNLNTLFRTLASNATNNPSGFYRTTVGNPSIEAVYGEYLCTGDQNISSCHQCVATAITTGIPTICPNMKVAILWYDECLVRYSNSSFFNNMDNLPARIAWHASDIIGDKIQYMDVVTNMISNVIAVQAAEGGLFKKFATDFVNYSAIQPIYGLGQCTPDLNPNDCYQCLNSSIQLFHEKPGGRVLAPSCIVRFEAYPFFNLSYLPQAPPPSPSPLPSLGPSLSLASDSKPIPIPNNSNGNKKISTKVIVAIIIASLLLFSVVLCLICICLLKIKARKLDVSTHAETTNQDFIADSLQYDFATLLNATNNFSDENKLGEGGFGGVYKGTLSNGQLIAVKRLSASSSQGIQEFKTEVLVVAKLQHRNLVRLLGFCYTEQEKLLVYEYVRNKSLDNFIFEQENRQLLDWERRYNIIKGIARGLLYLHHDSQLRIIHRDLKASNILLDDDLNPKISDFGTSRIFGVDHSQSNYTNIVVGTYGYMAPEYALQGQFSIKSDAYSFGVLVLEIISGRKATSLNQATHDVQDLLSYAWRQWEEGTPLEFVDPTNNTRFMLK is encoded by the exons ATGTATAAAAGTAGCTGTTTATTAGCCTTTTTACCGGTGCTCATCATCGTAACAATCATACATCAATCGACAACCGCGTCAGCCCAATTTGCCCACTTCTGCAGTAATGACACAATGTTCACCAACGGAAGTACTTAtcaaaccaatttaaacaccctTTTTCGCACTCTCGCCTCCAACGCGACTAACAACCCATCGGGTTTCTATAGAACCACAGTCGGTAATCCGTCAATAGAAGCTGTCTATGGCGAATATCTTTGCACTGGGGACCAGAACATCAGCTCGTGTCACCAATGTGTCGCTACCGCTATCACTACCGGCATTCCAACGATTTGTCCTAATATGAAGGTGGCTATTTTATGGTACGACGAGTGTCTGGTTCGGTATTCAAACTCGTCTTTTTTCAATAATATGGATAATTTACCTGCAAGGATTGCCTGGCATGCTAGCGACATAATCGGTGACAAAATCCAATACATGGACGTGGTAACGAATATGATTAGTAATGTGATCGCGGTTCAGGCAGCCGAAGGTGGATTATTTAAGAAATTTGCAACCGATTTTGTGAATTATTCGGCGATTCAGCCTATATATGGGTTGGGACAGTGTACACCGGACTTAAATCCTAACGATTGTTACCAGTGTTTGAACTCGTCGATCCAACTCTTTCATGAAAAGCCGGGTGGTCGGGTTTTGGCGCCGAGCTGCATTGTACGGTTTGAGGCTTACCCTTTTTTCAACCTTTCGTATCTGCCACAAGCACCTCCACCGTCACCGTCACCGTTGCCATCATTAGGCCCATCACTGTCTTTGGCCtctgattccaaacccatacctatACCAAACAACTCGAACG GAAACAAGAAAATCTCAACAAAAGTGATTGTTGCCATCATAATAGCCTCTCTGCTTCTCTTCTCAGTAGTCTTATGTTTGATATGCATTTGTCTTCTAAAAATCAAAGCAAGGAAACTTGATGTTTCTACACATGCCGAAACGA CTAACCAAGATTTTATTGCCGATTCCTTGCAATATGACTTTGCAACGCTTCTCAACGCGACAAACAATTTCTCGGATGAGAATAAACTAGGTGAAGGCGGATTTGGTGGCGTTTATAAG GGTACGTTATCAAACGGGCAGTTGATAGCGGTGAAGAGACTATCCGCAAGCTCTAGCCAAGGCATACAAGAATTTAAAACAGAGGTTTTGGTGGTAGCCAAGCTTCAACATCGCAATTTGGTGAGATTACTAGGATTTTGTTATACTGAACAAGAGAAGCTTCTTGTGTACGAATATGTTCGCAACAAAAGCCTTGACAATTTCATCTTTG AGCAGGAGAATCGACAACTCCTCGACTGGGAAAGGCGTTACAACATTATAAAAGGCATTGCTCGTGGGTTGCTTTATCTCCATCATGACTCCCAGCTTAGAATTATACACCGGGATCTTAAGGCAAGTAACATCTTATTGGATGACGATCTGAACCCGAAAATTTCAGACTTCGGAACCTCAAGGATTTTTGGTGTGGATCACAGCCAAAGCAACTATACAAACATTGTTGTAGGAACATA TGGATATATGGCGCCAGAGTACGCGTTGCAAGGGCAATTCTCTATCAAATCTGACGCATATAGTTTCGGTGTGCTTGTCTTGGAGATTATTAGTGGAAGAAAAGCCACCAGCTTGAATCAAGCAACTCATGATGTTCAGGACCTTCTAAGCTAT GCTTGGAGACAATGGGAAGAAGGAACGCCACTCGAATTTGTAGATccaacta ATAATACGAGATTCATGCTCAAATAA